In Citrus sinensis cultivar Valencia sweet orange chromosome 4, DVS_A1.0, whole genome shotgun sequence, one DNA window encodes the following:
- the LOC102616806 gene encoding uncharacterized protein LOC102616806 isoform X1, with the protein MDSLIKQVRVRFSSVGQENPEEPISFKERRILLQKTQYFKGEKRTRNWLRRQFSRQMSGEFDPNTQMDHATAVAAAAYAINKSIEESRIPGQRKTSVVAPQPSMSRVKSQKEDALISNMSEQKKNSDGPDASLRRQKSKKDDTPIPITEPGRISKRFSEDIATTSLASPDREVPVTAAKDEGAPEKAIDPSPIKKTPTFRDELLKKSPDGTKPKRSPSKVTDPSPSSMKKAPTFADEVSNRTSSKKPEGDRQKIDLPPRSPGGTKSKPDIPPPIKPATPPTETKRQIPARPPTTETQADAWEKAEMARIKERYEKLNETILSWEERKKKKARRKLDRAEGELEKRRVKALQKFRSDMESIDRIAGGARAQAQEKRRKAEFKAKEKANKIRTTGKIPATTCSCF; encoded by the exons ATGGATAGTTTGATCAAGCAAGTGAG GGTAAGATTTTCTAGTGTAGGACAAGAGAATCCTGAAGAACCTATCAGCTTCAAAGAACGGCGAATACTACTCCAGAAAACACAATATTTCAAAGGAG AGAAGAGAACTCGGAACTGGTTAAGGAGACAATTTTCTAGGCAAATGAGCGGGGAATTTGATCCCAACACCCAAATGGACCATGCAACTGCGGTGGCAGCTGCTGCCTATGCCATTAACAAATCAATAGAAGAATCGCGCATCCCAGGTCAAAGAAAGACCAGTGTAGTTGCTCCCCAGCCCTCTATGAGCAGGGTCAAAAGCCAAAAGGAAGATGCATTAATCTCAAATATGTCAGAACAGAAAAAGAACAGTGATGGCCCCGATGCATCTTTGAGAAGGCAAAAGAGCAAAAAAGACGATACACCAATACCAATTACAGAACCTGGTAGAATATCAAAAAGGTTCTCAG AAGACATTGCAACGACAAGTTTGGCAAGTCCGGATAGGGAAGTGCCAGTAACTGCTGCTAAAGATGAAGGGGCTCCTGAAAAAGCCATTGATCCATCACCAATTAAAAAGACTCCAACATTTCGGGATGAGCTATTGAAGAAGAGCCCTGACGGTACAAAACCTAAAAGATCACCAAGCAAGGTCACTGATCCCAGTCCATCATCAATGAAAAAAGCTCCAACTTTTGCTGATGAAGTCTCGAACAGAACCAGCAGCAAAAAACCTGAAGGAGATAGGCAGAAAATTGATCTGCCCCCGAGAAGCCCCGGAGGGACAAAATCAAAACCTGATATTCCTCCTCCCATTAAGCCTGCTACCCCACCAACTGAAACAAAAAGACAGATTCCAGCAAGGCCTCCAACAACTGAAACTCAAGCAGATGCCTGGGAGAAGGCTGAGATGGCCAGGATCAAGGAGAG GTATGAGAAGTTAAATGAGACAATACTTTCCTGGGaggagaggaagaagaagaaagccaGAAGAAAATTGGACAGAGCAGAG GGTGAATTGGAGAAAAGACGGGTAAAAGCCTTGCAAAAATTTCGCAGTGACATGGAATCTATTGATCGGATAGCAGGAGGAGCAAGAGCACAGGCACAGGAGAAGCGAAGAAAAGCAGAGTTTAAGGCAAAAGAAAAGGCTAATAAAATCAGAACGACGGGGAAAATTCCTGCCACCACATGTTCCTGCTTCTGA
- the LOC102616806 gene encoding uncharacterized protein At3g61260 isoform X4 encodes MSGEFDPNTQMDHATAVAAAAYAINKSIEESRIPGQRKTSVVAPQPSMSRVKSQKEDALISNMSEQKKNSDGPDASLRRQKSKKDDTPIPITEPGRISKRFSEDIATTSLASPDREVPVTAAKDEGAPEKAIDPSPIKKTPTFRDELLKKSPDGTKPKRSPSKVTDPSPSSMKKAPTFADEVSNRTSSKKPEGDRQKIDLPPRSPGGTKSKPDIPPPIKPATPPTETKRQIPARPPTTETQADAWEKAEMARIKERYEKLNETILSWEERKKKKARRKLDRAEGELEKRRVKALQKFRSDMESIDRIAGGARAQAQEKRRKAEFKAKEKANKIRTTGKIPATTCSCF; translated from the exons ATGAGCGGGGAATTTGATCCCAACACCCAAATGGACCATGCAACTGCGGTGGCAGCTGCTGCCTATGCCATTAACAAATCAATAGAAGAATCGCGCATCCCAGGTCAAAGAAAGACCAGTGTAGTTGCTCCCCAGCCCTCTATGAGCAGGGTCAAAAGCCAAAAGGAAGATGCATTAATCTCAAATATGTCAGAACAGAAAAAGAACAGTGATGGCCCCGATGCATCTTTGAGAAGGCAAAAGAGCAAAAAAGACGATACACCAATACCAATTACAGAACCTGGTAGAATATCAAAAAGGTTCTCAG AAGACATTGCAACGACAAGTTTGGCAAGTCCGGATAGGGAAGTGCCAGTAACTGCTGCTAAAGATGAAGGGGCTCCTGAAAAAGCCATTGATCCATCACCAATTAAAAAGACTCCAACATTTCGGGATGAGCTATTGAAGAAGAGCCCTGACGGTACAAAACCTAAAAGATCACCAAGCAAGGTCACTGATCCCAGTCCATCATCAATGAAAAAAGCTCCAACTTTTGCTGATGAAGTCTCGAACAGAACCAGCAGCAAAAAACCTGAAGGAGATAGGCAGAAAATTGATCTGCCCCCGAGAAGCCCCGGAGGGACAAAATCAAAACCTGATATTCCTCCTCCCATTAAGCCTGCTACCCCACCAACTGAAACAAAAAGACAGATTCCAGCAAGGCCTCCAACAACTGAAACTCAAGCAGATGCCTGGGAGAAGGCTGAGATGGCCAGGATCAAGGAGAG GTATGAGAAGTTAAATGAGACAATACTTTCCTGGGaggagaggaagaagaagaaagccaGAAGAAAATTGGACAGAGCAGAG GGTGAATTGGAGAAAAGACGGGTAAAAGCCTTGCAAAAATTTCGCAGTGACATGGAATCTATTGATCGGATAGCAGGAGGAGCAAGAGCACAGGCACAGGAGAAGCGAAGAAAAGCAGAGTTTAAGGCAAAAGAAAAGGCTAATAAAATCAGAACGACGGGGAAAATTCCTGCCACCACATGTTCCTGCTTCTGA
- the LOC107177612 gene encoding nodulin-related protein 1-like, with translation MEFHFSGPRASRVGLVSSEPFRNHNVEYSSYGDKPCKGHNEQYPSCDDKPPKPHQYSEYDKSGKPAKNHQPSNAELLSSAKLVADAAKDTLNSDHDKVDKTKVAHAAGDLLKAGSRYGKIPIRALILATQATAINPALHDDHYGHSGSSKTNPSGGHKDSGGVYEDYLKIAEGLIRKH, from the exons ATGGAATTTCATTTTAGTGGACCTCGGGCCTCGCGTGTTGGCTTGGTTAGCag TGAGCCGTTCAGGAATCACAATGTTGAATATTCTTCCTATGGTGACAAGCCCTGCAAGGGCCATAATGAACAATATCCTTCCTGTGATGACAAGCCCCCCAAGCCCCATCAATATTCTGAGTATGACAAATCAGGCAAACCTGCCAAAAACCATCAACCATCCAATGCTGAGCTCCTTTCTAGCGCCAAATTGGTTGCTGACGCAGCGAAAGACACGTTGAACAGTGATCATGACAAGGTAGACAAGACTAAGGTTGCCCATGCCGCCGGAGATCTTCTTAAAGCCGGGTCTCGTTACGGAAA GATACCTATTCGAGCTCTCATTCTGGCCACTCAGGCCACGGCGATAAACCCAGCTCTTCATGATGATCATTATGGCCACTCTGGCAGCTCTAAGACAAATCCTAGTGGTGGTCATAAGGATTCTGGTGGCGTGTATGAAGATTACTTGAAGATAGCTGAAGGTTTAATTAGGAAGCATTGA
- the HAP3 gene encoding HAP3-like protein (The RefSeq protein has 2 substitutions compared to this genomic sequence) produces the protein MDSLFSKLQNKEDSKSATSHNENPTKEHHQPSNAELMASAKCVAEAAKATFSKESDKVDKAKVAGAAENLVAAGSKYGNLEENKYVDKAKDYLHQYHSSHSTAQTDTSGHSAQGGRDSSSVPSGGGGDEKSGGGYGDYLKTAQGFLNK, from the coding sequence ATGGACTCTCTATTTTCTAAACTACAAAACAAGGAGGATTCAAAGTCAGCTACTGCTCACAATGAAAATCCCACCAAGGAGCACCACCAGCCGTCAAACGCTGAGCTCATGGCTAGTGCTAAATGTGTAGCAGAGGCAGCAAAGGCCACATTCAGCAAAGAATCAGACAAGGTGGACAAGGCCAAAGTTGCTGGGGCTGCTGAAAATCTTGTGGCTGCTGGTTCCAAATATGGCAACCTTGAAGAAAACAAGTATGTAGACAAGGCTAAGGATTATCTTCACCAATACCACTCTTCTCATTCCACTGCCCAGACCGACACCTCTGGCCACTCAGCCCAAGGTGGTCATGATTCATCATCAGTTCCATCTGGAGGTGGTGGTGATGAAAAGTCTGGAGGTGGCTATGGAGACTACCTGAAGACGGCTCAAGGTTTCTTGAACAAGTAG
- the LOC102616806 gene encoding uncharacterized protein LOC102616806 isoform X2 codes for MDSLIKQVRVRFSSVGQENPEEPISFKERRILLQKTQYFKGEKRTRNWLRRQFSRQMSGEFDPNTQMDHATAVAAAAYAINKSIEESRIPGQRKTSVVAPQPSMSRVKSQKEDALISNMSEQKKNSDGPDASLRRQKSKKDDTPIPITEPGRISKRFSDIATTSLASPDREVPVTAAKDEGAPEKAIDPSPIKKTPTFRDELLKKSPDGTKPKRSPSKVTDPSPSSMKKAPTFADEVSNRTSSKKPEGDRQKIDLPPRSPGGTKSKPDIPPPIKPATPPTETKRQIPARPPTTETQADAWEKAEMARIKERYEKLNETILSWEERKKKKARRKLDRAEGELEKRRVKALQKFRSDMESIDRIAGGARAQAQEKRRKAEFKAKEKANKIRTTGKIPATTCSCF; via the exons ATGGATAGTTTGATCAAGCAAGTGAG GGTAAGATTTTCTAGTGTAGGACAAGAGAATCCTGAAGAACCTATCAGCTTCAAAGAACGGCGAATACTACTCCAGAAAACACAATATTTCAAAGGAG AGAAGAGAACTCGGAACTGGTTAAGGAGACAATTTTCTAGGCAAATGAGCGGGGAATTTGATCCCAACACCCAAATGGACCATGCAACTGCGGTGGCAGCTGCTGCCTATGCCATTAACAAATCAATAGAAGAATCGCGCATCCCAGGTCAAAGAAAGACCAGTGTAGTTGCTCCCCAGCCCTCTATGAGCAGGGTCAAAAGCCAAAAGGAAGATGCATTAATCTCAAATATGTCAGAACAGAAAAAGAACAGTGATGGCCCCGATGCATCTTTGAGAAGGCAAAAGAGCAAAAAAGACGATACACCAATACCAATTACAGAACCTGGTAGAATATCAAAAAGGTTCTCAG ACATTGCAACGACAAGTTTGGCAAGTCCGGATAGGGAAGTGCCAGTAACTGCTGCTAAAGATGAAGGGGCTCCTGAAAAAGCCATTGATCCATCACCAATTAAAAAGACTCCAACATTTCGGGATGAGCTATTGAAGAAGAGCCCTGACGGTACAAAACCTAAAAGATCACCAAGCAAGGTCACTGATCCCAGTCCATCATCAATGAAAAAAGCTCCAACTTTTGCTGATGAAGTCTCGAACAGAACCAGCAGCAAAAAACCTGAAGGAGATAGGCAGAAAATTGATCTGCCCCCGAGAAGCCCCGGAGGGACAAAATCAAAACCTGATATTCCTCCTCCCATTAAGCCTGCTACCCCACCAACTGAAACAAAAAGACAGATTCCAGCAAGGCCTCCAACAACTGAAACTCAAGCAGATGCCTGGGAGAAGGCTGAGATGGCCAGGATCAAGGAGAG GTATGAGAAGTTAAATGAGACAATACTTTCCTGGGaggagaggaagaagaagaaagccaGAAGAAAATTGGACAGAGCAGAG GGTGAATTGGAGAAAAGACGGGTAAAAGCCTTGCAAAAATTTCGCAGTGACATGGAATCTATTGATCGGATAGCAGGAGGAGCAAGAGCACAGGCACAGGAGAAGCGAAGAAAAGCAGAGTTTAAGGCAAAAGAAAAGGCTAATAAAATCAGAACGACGGGGAAAATTCCTGCCACCACATGTTCCTGCTTCTGA
- the LOC102616806 gene encoding uncharacterized protein LOC102616806 isoform X3: MDSLIKQVRFSSVGQENPEEPISFKERRILLQKTQYFKGEKRTRNWLRRQFSRQMSGEFDPNTQMDHATAVAAAAYAINKSIEESRIPGQRKTSVVAPQPSMSRVKSQKEDALISNMSEQKKNSDGPDASLRRQKSKKDDTPIPITEPGRISKRFSEDIATTSLASPDREVPVTAAKDEGAPEKAIDPSPIKKTPTFRDELLKKSPDGTKPKRSPSKVTDPSPSSMKKAPTFADEVSNRTSSKKPEGDRQKIDLPPRSPGGTKSKPDIPPPIKPATPPTETKRQIPARPPTTETQADAWEKAEMARIKERYEKLNETILSWEERKKKKARRKLDRAEGELEKRRVKALQKFRSDMESIDRIAGGARAQAQEKRRKAEFKAKEKANKIRTTGKIPATTCSCF, translated from the exons ATGGATAGTTTGATCAAGCAAGTGAG ATTTTCTAGTGTAGGACAAGAGAATCCTGAAGAACCTATCAGCTTCAAAGAACGGCGAATACTACTCCAGAAAACACAATATTTCAAAGGAG AGAAGAGAACTCGGAACTGGTTAAGGAGACAATTTTCTAGGCAAATGAGCGGGGAATTTGATCCCAACACCCAAATGGACCATGCAACTGCGGTGGCAGCTGCTGCCTATGCCATTAACAAATCAATAGAAGAATCGCGCATCCCAGGTCAAAGAAAGACCAGTGTAGTTGCTCCCCAGCCCTCTATGAGCAGGGTCAAAAGCCAAAAGGAAGATGCATTAATCTCAAATATGTCAGAACAGAAAAAGAACAGTGATGGCCCCGATGCATCTTTGAGAAGGCAAAAGAGCAAAAAAGACGATACACCAATACCAATTACAGAACCTGGTAGAATATCAAAAAGGTTCTCAG AAGACATTGCAACGACAAGTTTGGCAAGTCCGGATAGGGAAGTGCCAGTAACTGCTGCTAAAGATGAAGGGGCTCCTGAAAAAGCCATTGATCCATCACCAATTAAAAAGACTCCAACATTTCGGGATGAGCTATTGAAGAAGAGCCCTGACGGTACAAAACCTAAAAGATCACCAAGCAAGGTCACTGATCCCAGTCCATCATCAATGAAAAAAGCTCCAACTTTTGCTGATGAAGTCTCGAACAGAACCAGCAGCAAAAAACCTGAAGGAGATAGGCAGAAAATTGATCTGCCCCCGAGAAGCCCCGGAGGGACAAAATCAAAACCTGATATTCCTCCTCCCATTAAGCCTGCTACCCCACCAACTGAAACAAAAAGACAGATTCCAGCAAGGCCTCCAACAACTGAAACTCAAGCAGATGCCTGGGAGAAGGCTGAGATGGCCAGGATCAAGGAGAG GTATGAGAAGTTAAATGAGACAATACTTTCCTGGGaggagaggaagaagaagaaagccaGAAGAAAATTGGACAGAGCAGAG GGTGAATTGGAGAAAAGACGGGTAAAAGCCTTGCAAAAATTTCGCAGTGACATGGAATCTATTGATCGGATAGCAGGAGGAGCAAGAGCACAGGCACAGGAGAAGCGAAGAAAAGCAGAGTTTAAGGCAAAAGAAAAGGCTAATAAAATCAGAACGACGGGGAAAATTCCTGCCACCACATGTTCCTGCTTCTGA